A single Gopherus flavomarginatus isolate rGopFla2 chromosome 17, rGopFla2.mat.asm, whole genome shotgun sequence DNA region contains:
- the MED22 gene encoding mediator of RNA polymerase II transcription subunit 22 isoform X1 yields the protein MSQQRVLPQSKETLLQSYNKRLKDDIKSIMDNFTEIIKTAKIEDETQVSRATQSEQDNYEMNVRAANIVRAGESLMKLVSDLKQFLILNDFPSVNEAINQRNQQLRSLQEECDKKLISLRDEISVDLYELEEEYYSSSYSLCDTNDLPLCEAYWREDPAVLSPEGLSMPLAAATAEQNITAPQTSTPSHPHVNGHGAGPTEHS from the exons ATGTCACAACAACGAGTCCTGCCCCAGAGTAAAGAAACCCTCCTACAGTCCTACAACAAGAGGCTGAAAGATGACATCAAGTCAATCATGGATAACTTCACAGAGATCATCAAGACTGCTAAG atTGAAGATGAAACCCAAGTCTCTCGAGCGACCCAGAGTGAGCAGGACAACTACGAGATGAATGTCAGAGCTGCCAACATT GTCCGAGCAGGCGAGTCCCTTATGAAGCTTGTGTCTGACCTGAAGCAGTTCTTGATCCTCAATGACTTCCCCTCTGTGAACGAAGCCATTAACCAGCGTAACCAGCAGCTGCGGAGCCTGCAGGAAGAGTGTGACAAGAAGCTGATCTCGCTGAGGGATGAGATTTCTGTTGACCTGTACGAACTAGAAGAAGAATATTACTCTTCCAG CTACAGTCTATGTGACACCAATGATCTTCCTCTGTGCGAAGCCTACTGGAGAGAAGACCCTGCTGTGCTTTCCCCTGAAGGTCTCTCCATGCCTCTGGCAGCTGCCACGGCAGAGCAGAACATTACGGCTCCTCAGACCTCAACCCCGTCACACCCTCACGTGAACGGGCATGGGGCAGGCCCGACGGAGCACTCCTGA
- the SURF6 gene encoding surfeit locus protein 6, whose protein sequence is MASLATKDSYLQSLAKKICVQQVQEPRKRTFASKRAGSGDAGSQPKEKKRKKPRKQAEKADAPPAKEAAPNTSTSAPAKKAVPMLNTSTPAEQTAPNGSRAAPTGTAVSKSENGTTGGKSDPGSFSAVNILRQRLHEKMQEVSGQGGTKELSPAVLEKRRRRKYEKERKRRRKKELKMKEKMEKKGAQEAAAAVEPQQAKEESKVGIIFNQIKVCEEEELSKTEKKREKRKRVKGNLTPLTGKNYKQLLSRLEARKSKLEELKDKDQKKAQELENKMKWTNVLYKAEGVKIRDDEERLKAALKHKEKHKAQRQKQWEKRTEHVVEKMQQRQDKRRKNIQKKKMAKVERRKDKARKKGRILPEDLEKAGVK, encoded by the exons ATGGCTAGTCTGGCCACCAAAGACTCATACCTGCAGAGTTTAGCTAAGAAAATTTGTGTGCAGCAGGTCCAGGAGCCACGGAAAAGAACATTCG CTTCCAAGCGAGCTGGGTCTGGAGATGCTGGTAGCCAGCCaaaggaaaagaagagaaagaaacCCAGAAAGCAAGCTGAGAAGGCAGATGCCCCTCCAGCTAAGGAGGCAGCACCCAATACCAGCACATCTGCTCCAGCTAAGAAGGCAGTACCTATGCTTAACACATCTACTCCAGCCGAACAGACAGCACccaatgggagcagagctgctcCAACTGGAACAGCCGTGAGCAAAAGTGAGAATGGAACTACAG gtgGAAAAAGTGATCCTGGTTCATTTTCTGCTGTGAATATCTTGCGTCAGAGGTTACATGAGAAGATGCAAGAAGTCTCTGGTCAG GGTGGCACTAAAGAACTATCGCCAGCTGTGCTGGAGAAGAGGCGCCGAAGGAAGTACGAGAAGGAGAGAAAGAGGCGCCGAAAAAAGGAGCTGAAGATGAAGGAGAAAATGGAGAAGAAGGGAGCCCAGGAGGCAGCTGCAGCTGTGGAGCCACAGCAAGCAAAGGAGGAGAGCAAGGTTGGGATCATCTTCAACCAGATCAAAGTctgtgaggaggaggagctgagcaagacagagaagaagagagagaagaggaagagagtgAAGGGCAACCTCACTCCTCTGACAGGCAAGAACTACAAGCAGCTGCTGAGCAGGCTGGAAGCCCGGAAGAGCAAATTGGAGGAGCTGAAGGACAAGGACCAAAAGAAAGCCCAGGAGCTGGAAAATAAGATGAAATGGACCAACGTCCTTTACAAGGCAGAAGGTGTCAAGATCCGTGATGATGAGGAACGTCTGAAggctgccctgaagcacaaggagAAGCACAAGGCCCAGCGCCAGAAGCAGTGGGAGAAGAGGACAGAGCATGTGGTAGAGAAGATGCAGCAGCGGCAGGACAAGCGACGTAAGAACATTCAGAAGAAGAAGATGGCCAAGGTGGAGCGCAGGAAGGACAAGGCCCGGAAGAAGGGCCGAATCCTGCCAGAGGACTTGGAGAAAGCTGGTGTGAAATGA
- the MED22 gene encoding mediator of RNA polymerase II transcription subunit 22 isoform X3 gives MSQQRVLPQSKETLLQSYNKRLKDDIKSIMDNFTEIIKTAKIEDETQVSRATQSEQDNYEMNVRAANIVRAGESLMKLVSDLKQFLILNDFPSVNEAINQRNQQLRSLQEECDKKLISLRDEISVDLYELEEEYYSSRYK, from the exons ATGTCACAACAACGAGTCCTGCCCCAGAGTAAAGAAACCCTCCTACAGTCCTACAACAAGAGGCTGAAAGATGACATCAAGTCAATCATGGATAACTTCACAGAGATCATCAAGACTGCTAAG atTGAAGATGAAACCCAAGTCTCTCGAGCGACCCAGAGTGAGCAGGACAACTACGAGATGAATGTCAGAGCTGCCAACATT GTCCGAGCAGGCGAGTCCCTTATGAAGCTTGTGTCTGACCTGAAGCAGTTCTTGATCCTCAATGACTTCCCCTCTGTGAACGAAGCCATTAACCAGCGTAACCAGCAGCTGCGGAGCCTGCAGGAAGAGTGTGACAAGAAGCTGATCTCGCTGAGGGATGAGATTTCTGTTGACCTGTACGAACTAGAAGAAGAATATTACTCTTCCAGGTACAAATAG
- the MED22 gene encoding mediator of RNA polymerase II transcription subunit 22 isoform X2 produces the protein MSQQRVLPQSKETLLQSYNKRLKDDIKSIMDNFTEIIKTAKIEDETQVSRATQSEQDNYEMNVRAANIVRAGESLMKLVSDLKQFLILNDFPSVNEAINQRNQQLRSLQEECDKKLISLRDEISVDLYELEEEYYSSSLCDTNDLPLCEAYWREDPAVLSPEGLSMPLAAATAEQNITAPQTSTPSHPHVNGHGAGPTEHS, from the exons ATGTCACAACAACGAGTCCTGCCCCAGAGTAAAGAAACCCTCCTACAGTCCTACAACAAGAGGCTGAAAGATGACATCAAGTCAATCATGGATAACTTCACAGAGATCATCAAGACTGCTAAG atTGAAGATGAAACCCAAGTCTCTCGAGCGACCCAGAGTGAGCAGGACAACTACGAGATGAATGTCAGAGCTGCCAACATT GTCCGAGCAGGCGAGTCCCTTATGAAGCTTGTGTCTGACCTGAAGCAGTTCTTGATCCTCAATGACTTCCCCTCTGTGAACGAAGCCATTAACCAGCGTAACCAGCAGCTGCGGAGCCTGCAGGAAGAGTGTGACAAGAAGCTGATCTCGCTGAGGGATGAGATTTCTGTTGACCTGTACGAACTAGAAGAAGAATATTACTCTTCCAG TCTATGTGACACCAATGATCTTCCTCTGTGCGAAGCCTACTGGAGAGAAGACCCTGCTGTGCTTTCCCCTGAAGGTCTCTCCATGCCTCTGGCAGCTGCCACGGCAGAGCAGAACATTACGGCTCCTCAGACCTCAACCCCGTCACACCCTCACGTGAACGGGCATGGGGCAGGCCCGACGGAGCACTCCTGA